A window of Pelotomaculum isophthalicicum JI genomic DNA:
AACGAACAAAAGACTCCTCCCTACATCAAATCTTCCAAATACGCCGGCATTAACCAGACTTTATTATCCCAATGTGACCCTGGCGTCCAAAGCCACGAACCCGTCAGCATATGCCAATAAAGGATTTATATCTATCTCCGATATTGATGGATTTCCCATTACCAACTGCGCAAAACTTGCCAGGTAATCGGTTAATTGATCAAAGTTTACAGCAGTGGTGCCCCTGGCGCCGGCCAGTATTTTACCTACCTTTGTTTCATTAATCATATTCAAGAATTCTTCCTTGCTCAAAGGAGGTATTCTTAACGAAATATCATTCAGAATCTCGGTAAAGACGCCTCCCGTGCCAAAAACCAGCACCGGGCCGAATTGGGGATCCCTCTTGCATCCGATTAACAGTTCTGTACCCTTGGGCAGATACTTCTGAATAAGCACTCCATCAATTTTTGCGCCAGCTTGTCTGCGATGTATCTCCCTGTGCATTTCTGTAAAAGCCTCTTCAAGAGTTGTTGGGGATTCCCGATATTCAGCCGCACTCCCCCGACATCCGACTTATGGATGATATCCGGGCTAATTACCTTTATAGTAACCGGATACCCTATTTTTTCGGCAAGCGAAACAGCTTCCACAATGTCTTTAGCCTTTTCCCAACGGACTACAGGGATGCCGTAAGATTCCAAGAGTCTGAAAGCTTCAGTTTGCTCCAAGTTTCCCGCAGCTTTGCCGGCAAGAATTTTCCCGGCGGGAGTTTGCCTGGGTTTAACAGCCTAAATAGAAAGTGCCCGTTTGACAAGTAATTCCTATCGGTTTAACTGGGTTTATAAAATTTATAAAAGAGGTGCAAAAATTATTAAAATTGTTGACAATTCCAAGGGTGTTTGGCCCGAGCACCCTGATGCTGTTTTTTGCTGCCACGTCAAGCAGCTCCTCCTGCATCAACCTGCCCCGCTCATCTCCGTCGAAAAAGCCCTGGGCTGTGATAATGACAATTTTAACCCCTTTGGCGGCACACTGCCCGAAAAGCTCCGGCACTGCGTCACGCGGCGCGCAAATAACCGCCAGATCGGGTATTTCCGGCACGTCCAGGAGGGAAGTGTAAGCTTGGCGCCCCAATATTAATCCTCCCTGTCGGTTGACCGGGTAAATCCTCCCCCGGCAGCTCCATTTGAGCAATACTTCCAGCGGGTTAATACTTCCTGTGCCGGTGCGTCTGGTAACTCCAACCAAAGCGATGGATTCCGGCGCGGTTAATTTTTTGTAATCAATGTCAGGCAACATTTGAGACGACCCTCCTTAAATCATAGATCATTTTCTCCTTTAATAAGCATACTGCAAATTTAGTGCCAATATTGAATAGTTATACTTTTCAGTAAACGGTAGCTATATTCCTTGAAAGATGAATGGAAATAAATATCAAGGCCAAACATAGGTAATGATATTTATAATAAATAATGGTGCAAAGTTACACCGAACGGTGTTATTTTGCACCATTATTTATTACCGCCTGCCAATCGTTTCATATAACTACCGCCTAATACCGTACTTGGCTGCTTTGCGAACAATATTGGAGTGGTCGAGTCCCAATACCTCGGCGACTTTACGGGCAGACGGGCAGCATTCGAACGCCATCGCAATCAATTGTTTTTCCAGGATCTCTTTCGCATCTTTAAGCGGTATTAGTTCATTGACACTAACCGGTGATTTATATTTGGCTCTATTCTTCGTTAACTCATTCTGAACCTGCGATGACGGTATCACTTCTTCATCGGACATGACCAGCAACCTCTCCAACACGTTTTGCAACTCCCGGACATTACCCGGCCAATGATACTCCTCTAAGATGGGTATTGCTTGCGGAGCAAGCCGTCTTTCCACACCGTACTTTTCATTGTATAGGTTAATAAAATGCTTTGTTAGCGGTAAAATATCTTCTTTGCGCTCTCTTAAAGGAGGGATTTCAATAGGCAAAACATTTAACCGGTAAAACAGATCTTCCCGAAAACTCCCCTCCTGAACCTGTTCCTCAATATTACGGTTAGTAGAAGCGATAATCCGCACATCCAGCTTAATAGACCTGGTAGCCCCGATACGGTAAACCTCCTGCTCCTGTAGAACACGCAACAATTTTACCTGTAAATTCAAGGGCAAATCGCTGATCTCGTCCAATAGCAAGGTGCCACGGTCTGCGATTTCAAACATGCCCGGCTTTCCTTTCGGATTGGCGCCGGTAAACGCTCCCGGTTCATAGCCAAACAGTTC
This region includes:
- a CDS encoding acetate--CoA ligase family protein, producing the protein MHREIHRRQAGAKIDGVLIQKYLPKGTELLIGCKRDPQFGPVLVFGTGGVFTEILNDISLRIPPLSKEEFLNMINETKVGKILAGARGTTAVNFDQLTDYLASFAQLVMGNPSISEIDINPLLAYADGFVALDARVTLG
- a CDS encoding CoA-binding protein, which produces MLPDIDYKKLTAPESIALVGVTRRTGTGSINPLEVLLKWSCRGRIYPVNRQGGLILGRQAYTSLLDVPEIPDLAVICAPRDAVPELFGQCAAKGVKIVIITAQGFFDGDERGRLMQEELLDVAAKNSIRVLGPNTLGIVNNFNNFCTSFINFINPVKPIGITCQTGTFYLGC
- a CDS encoding acetate--CoA ligase family protein, encoding MEQTEAFRLLESYGIPVVRWEKAKDIVEAVSLAEKIGYPVTIKVISPDIIHKSDVGGVRLNIGNPQQLLKRLLQKCTGRYIADKLAQKLMECLFRSICPRVQNC
- a CDS encoding sigma-54 interaction domain-containing protein gives rise to the protein METNNIPDKFASVQQLYRELNAIIESSFDGLMITDLKGRITRINQSLARICGLDASHIEGKYANNLFKDGILLCEPITVKALRGKRTVTGVQKLHNGKEVMVTGNPVFDDKGNVTRVVTNIRDITELNRLQEEVKVSKLLATRYQTEVTNFMAECLRKDKIIAESPGMVKALNLVVRAARTDVTVLILGESGVGKEVIARVIHNASQRLCTGSFIKINCGAIPESLLESELFGYEPGAFTGANPKGKPGMFEIADRGTLLLDEISDLPLNLQVKLLRVLQEQEVYRIGATRSIKLDVRIIASTNRNIEEQVQEGSFREDLFYRLNVLPIEIPPLRERKEDILPLTKHFINLYNEKYGVERRLAPQAIPILEEYHWPGNVRELQNVLERLLVMSDEEVIPSSQVQNELTKNRAKYKSPVSVNELIPLKDAKEILEKQLIAMAFECCPSARKVAEVLGLDHSNIVRKAAKYGIRR